Proteins from a single region of Ammospiza nelsoni isolate bAmmNel1 chromosome 28, bAmmNel1.pri, whole genome shotgun sequence:
- the LOC132084767 gene encoding methanethiol oxidase-like has product MGKGPPRLPPSPGPAAPARDRLRAPLGIPWAHLAQVPLCPGHERGAGPELCPRGRCSRSCCGISGAPGGPALPCPGAPGSRGIVRAGAASVSRLRVTALSLSRLRVTAPDRCRAPCYEYPSCPDVLKAPREEVAYVTCTYRSTGIEQPDFLATVDLNPRSCHYGQVIHRLPMPNLKDELHCAGWGPACGCFDGGAAAKRTKLVLPCLISSRIYVVDVGSQCRAPRICKMIEPVDVFWKCNKGYLSVTHPLPNGDVLVANMGDAAGHGKGGFVVLDGETFELKGNWENECEAPPTGHDFWYQARHNVLVSSAGMVPRVAGRGFNPDDLKKGVFGRRLNVWNLSCRSLTQCFDLGEDSLPMTVRFLHNPEAAEGYVGCALSGAIFRFYKSCERDNWAVEEVIRIPAKDVSGWIMPKMPAFIVDLVISQDDRFLYVCNWLHGDIRQYELSRSCKPRLVGQVFVGGSILRGGPVTVCRDEELKCQPEPLVVKCKRVYGGPAALQLSLDGKRLYVTNSFYSTWDRQFYPSLIKEGSVMLQLDVDTDKGGLSVNKNFLVDFGKEPNGPCLAHQIRLPGGDAKSVTLP; this is encoded by the exons atggGTAAGGGACCCCCGCGGCTGCCCCCGAGCCCCGGGCCCGCAGCGCCGGCCCGAGACCGGCTCCGGGCACCCCTGGGCATtccctgggcacacctggcacaggtgcctCTGTGCCCCGGGCACGAGCGGGGAGCCGGGCCCGAGCTCTGCCCGCGGGGCCGCTGCTCCCGGAGCTGCTGCGGGATCTCGGGGGCTCCTgggggccctgccctgccctgccccggggcCCCGGGATCCAGAGGGATTGTccgagctggagctgccagcgTGTCCCGGCTCCGGGtgacagctctgtccctgtcccggcTCCGGGTGACAGCTCCGG acAGATGCAGAGCTCCGTGCTACGAGTACCCCTCGTGCCCCGACGTGCTGAAAG ccccgcgGGAGGAGGTCGCCTACGTGACCTGCACCTACAGGAGCACCGGCATCGAGCAGCCCGATTTCCTGGCCACCGTGGACCTCAACCCGCGCTCCTGCCACTACGGCCAG GTGATCCACCGGCTGCCCATGCCCAACCTCAAGGACGAGCTGCACTGCGCGGGCTGGGGCCCCGCCTGCGGCTGCTTCGACGGCGGCGCCGCGGCCAAAAGGACCAAGCTGGTGCTGCCGTGCCTCATCTCCTCCCGCATCTACGTGGTGGATGTGGGCTCCCAGTGCCGGGCGCCGCGGATCTGCAAG ATGATCGAGCCCGTGGATGTGTTCTGGAAGTGCAACAAGGGCTACCTGTCCGTCACCCACCCCCTGCCCAACGGCGACGTCCTGGTCGCCAACATGGGCGACGCCGCTGGCCACGGCAAAG GTGGCTTCGTGGTGCTGGACGGAGAGACCTTCGAGCTGAAGGGCAACTGGGAGAACGAGTGTGAGGCTCCCCCGACCGGGCACGACTTCTGGTACCAGGCCCGGCACAACGTCCTGGTCAGCTCGGCCGGGATGGTGCCCAGAGTGGCCGGGCGCGGCTTCAACCCCGATGACCTCAAGAAAG GGGTCTTCGGCCGCCGCCTGAACGTGTGGAACCTGTCGTGCCGCAGCCTGACGCAGTGCTTCGACCTGGGCGAGGATTCTCTGCCCATGACCGTGCGCTTCCTGCACAACCCCGAGGCCGCCGAGGGCTACgtgggctgtgccctgagcgGGGCCATTTTCCGCTTCTACAAATCCTGCGAG AGAGACAACTGGGCCGTGGAGGAGGTGATCCGGATCCCGGCCAAGGACGTGTCGGGCTGGATCATGCCCAAGATGCCGG CCTTCATCGTGGACCTCGTCATCAGCCAGGACGACCGGTTCCTGTACGTGTGCAATTGGCTGCACGGGGACATCCGGCAGTACGAGCTGTCGCGGAGCTGCAAGCCGCGGCTggtggggcag GTGTTCGTGGGGGGCAGCATCCTGCGAGGGGGCCCCGTGACCGTGTGCAGGGACGAGGAGCTCAAGTGCCAGCCCGAGCCGCTGGTGGTCAAG TGCAAGCGCGTGTacggcggccccgccgcgctgcagctgagcctggaCGGGAAGCGGCTCTACGTGACCAATTCCTTCTACAGCACCTGGGACCGGCAGTTCTACCCCAGCCTGATCAA GGAGGGCTCGGTGATGCTGCAGCTCGACGTGGACACGGACAAGGGCGGCCTGAGCGTCAACAAGAACTTCCTGGTGGATTTCGGCAAGGAGCCCAACGGGCCGTGCCTGGCGCACCAGATCCGCCTCCCTGGCGGCGATGCCAAATCCGTGACCCTGCCCTGA
- the SELENBP1 gene encoding methanethiol oxidase has translation MAGKCGACGPGYASPLEAMKGPREQLLYLPCIYRNTGIGIPDFLATVDVDPKSPRYCQVIHRLPMPHVGDELHHSGWNACSSCHGDPGKSRRFLILPSLVSSRVYVVDVATDPRAPRLHKVVEAEELARKANAAFPHTSHCLGSGEILISCLGDPDGNGKGTFVLLDGETFEVKGNWEKGGKVPNLGYDFWYQPRHNVLLSTEWGVPRVLAQGFNPKDVEKGHYGRHINVWDWHERRLVQELDLGMGSIPLEIRFLHDPSAAQGFVGCALSGDIWRFYRNPEGKWEAEKVIEVPSKKVQGWLLPEMPGLITDILISLDDRFLYFSNWLHGDVRQYDISDPKNPKLVGQVFLGGSISKGGAVTVVEDRELQDQPEPCVIQGKRIPGGPQMLQLSLDGRRLYVTTSLFSAWDRQFYPSLLKEGSVLLQLDVDTARGGLAINPEFLLDFGKEPGGPCLAHEVRYPGGDCTSDIWL, from the exons ATGG caggaaaatgcGGAGCGTGCGGGCCGGGCTATGCCAGTCCTCTGGAGGCCAtgaaag GGCCCCGGGAGCAGCTGCTGTACCTGCCCTGCATCTACCGGAACACCGGGATCGGCATTCCCGACTTCCTGGCCACCGTGGACgtggatcccaaatcccctcgGTACTGCCAG GTGATCCACCGGCTGCCCATGCCGCACGTGGGGGACGAGCTGCACCACTCGGGCTGGAacgcctgcagcagctgccacgGGGACCCCGGCAAGTCCCGGCGCTTCCTGATCCTGCCCAGCCTCGTCTCCTCCCGCGTCTACGTCGTGGACGTGGCCACCGATCCCAGGGCTCCCAGGCTCCACAAG GTGGTGGAAGCCGAGGAGCTGGCCCGCAAGGCCAACGCCGCGTTCCCGCACACTTCCCActgcctgggctctggggaAATCCTCATCAGCTGCCTGGGGGACCCTGATGGCAACGGAAAAG GCACTTTTGTCCTCCTGGATGGAGAAACCTTTGAAGTGAAAGGAAAttgggaaaagggaggaaaagtcCCAAATCTGGGCTACGACTTCTGGTACCAGCCCCGGCACAACGTCCTGCTCAGCACCGAgtggggtgtccccagggtcctGGCCCAGGGATTCAATCCCAAGGATGTGGAGAAAG GGCACTACGGGCGGCACATCAATGTGTGGGACTGGCATGAGCGGCGCCTGGTGCAGGAGCTGGACCTGGGCATGGGCTCCATCCCGCTGGAAATCCGATTCCTGCACGATCCCAGCGCTGCCCAGGGCTTCgtgggctgtgccctcagcgGGGACATCTGGAGATTCTACAGGAACCCC gaaggaaaatgggaagcAGAGAAGGTGATTGAGGTGCCCAGCAAGAAAGTCCAGGGATGGCTTCTCCCGGAGATGCCAG GGCTGATCACGGATATCCTGATTTCCCTGGACGACAGATTCCTGTACTTCAGCAACTGGCTGCACGGGGACGTGCGGCAGTACGACATCTCcgaccccaaaaaccccaaactagtggggcag GTTTTTCTGGGAGGCAGCATCTCCAAAGGGGGAGCTGTGACCGTAGTGGAGGATCGGGAATTGCAGGATCAGCCAGAGCCGTGCGTGATCCAG GGGAAGCGGATCCCGGGGGGGCCGCagatgctgcagctcagcctggacGGGCGCCGGCTGTACGTGACCACGTCGCTGTTCAGCGCCTGGGACCGGCAGTTCTACCCCAGCCTGCTCAA ggagggctcggtgctgctgcagctggacgTGGACACGGCGCGGGGGGGCCTGGCCATCAATCCCGAATTCCTGCTGGATTTCGGGAAGGAGCCGGGCGGGCCCTGCCTGGCGCACGAGGTGCGCTACCCGGGGGGGGACTGCACCTCCGACATCTGGCTGTGA